A single region of the Arsenicicoccus dermatophilus genome encodes:
- a CDS encoding aminodeoxychorismate/anthranilate synthase component II, which translates to MTRILVVDNYDSFVFTIVGYLQQLGARCEVLRNDAVTPEQAEAYAGVLVSPGPGTPEEAGVSLDMIRACADRAQPMLGVCLGHQALGVVLGATVSRAPELLHGKTSLVHHQGRGVLAGLPEPFTATRYHSLTIEPETVPAELEVTGATDTGIVMAVRHRELPLHGVQFHPESVLTEGGHRILANWLELCGSTTAVAASEGLSPLVAR; encoded by the coding sequence ATGACCCGCATCCTCGTCGTCGACAACTACGACTCGTTCGTCTTCACCATCGTCGGCTACCTGCAGCAGCTGGGGGCACGGTGCGAGGTGCTGCGCAACGACGCGGTGACCCCGGAGCAGGCCGAGGCGTATGCCGGGGTCCTGGTCTCCCCGGGTCCGGGGACCCCCGAGGAGGCCGGCGTGTCGCTGGACATGATCCGGGCGTGCGCCGACCGCGCGCAGCCGATGCTGGGCGTGTGCCTGGGGCACCAGGCGCTCGGGGTGGTGCTGGGGGCCACCGTGTCGCGCGCCCCCGAGCTGCTGCACGGGAAGACCTCCCTGGTCCACCACCAGGGCCGTGGGGTCCTCGCCGGGCTGCCCGAGCCCTTCACCGCGACGCGCTACCACTCGCTGACGATCGAGCCGGAGACGGTGCCCGCCGAGCTCGAGGTCACCGGCGCGACCGACACCGGGATCGTCATGGCGGTCCGGCATCGCGAGCTGCCGCTCCACGGCGTGCAGTTCCACCCGGAGAGCGTGCTCACCGAAGGCGGCCACCGGATCCTCGCCAACTGGCTCGAGCTGTGCGGCTCGACCACGGCGGTCGCCGCGAGCGAGGGTCTCAGCCCGCTCGTCGCCCGCTGA
- a CDS encoding peptidoglycan D,D-transpeptidase FtsI family protein, with the protein MNPPIRKLGVVAAFLFTCLLVSTTSIMFFQAKSLAARADNRRSLLASYDRERGQILVGGTPIAKSVGTPDEMKWERTYPQGQLYAHVTGFFSFTYGAGGGVERAEDGMLSGTSDTLFYRRITDLVSGRQPAGASLELTIDPKVQKAADDALGDQRGSVVALDPRTGAILAMVSHPTYDPAQLSSHRLTEVRQAWSSFNSDPGQPMVNRAIAGNLYPPGSVFKLVTTAAALSSGRYDEQTRIPAPPQLKLPLSTVPLTNWQNGSCTGSDTVTLQQALETSCNSAFGSVGIDLGAQALVDQAAKFGFGDELRIPMRVTPSTVPGTMDKAQSAQAAIGQYDVRVTPLQVAMVSAAIANKGIVMKPYLVSTVRGDDLSVLDKTSPVQLSKAMSAEQAGVIGHMMQGVVENGTGTNARIPGVAVGGKTGTAQQGNGKPPHAWFTAAAPLDAPDDKPQVAVAVVVEDGGSAGRETGGNKVAAPIARKVIEAVVGS; encoded by the coding sequence ATGAACCCGCCCATCCGCAAGCTCGGCGTCGTCGCGGCCTTCCTGTTCACGTGCCTGCTGGTCAGCACCACGTCGATCATGTTCTTCCAGGCCAAGTCCCTGGCCGCCCGCGCCGACAACCGCCGCTCCCTGCTGGCGAGCTACGACCGCGAGCGCGGCCAGATCCTCGTCGGGGGCACCCCCATCGCCAAGTCCGTGGGCACCCCGGACGAGATGAAGTGGGAGCGCACCTATCCCCAGGGCCAGCTCTACGCCCACGTCACCGGGTTCTTCTCCTTCACGTACGGCGCCGGCGGCGGCGTGGAGCGCGCCGAGGACGGCATGCTGTCCGGGACCTCCGACACGCTGTTCTACCGCCGCATCACCGACCTGGTCAGCGGCCGCCAGCCCGCCGGCGCCAGCCTGGAGCTCACCATCGACCCCAAGGTCCAGAAGGCCGCCGACGACGCGCTCGGCGACCAGCGCGGCTCGGTGGTGGCGCTCGACCCGCGCACCGGAGCGATCCTGGCGATGGTCTCGCACCCGACGTACGACCCGGCGCAGCTGTCCAGCCACCGCCTGACCGAGGTCCGCCAGGCCTGGTCCTCGTTCAACTCCGACCCCGGCCAGCCGATGGTCAACCGCGCGATCGCGGGCAACCTCTACCCGCCGGGATCGGTCTTCAAGCTCGTGACCACCGCCGCCGCCCTGAGCTCCGGACGCTACGACGAGCAGACCCGCATCCCGGCGCCACCGCAGCTCAAGCTGCCCCTGTCCACGGTCCCGCTGACCAACTGGCAGAACGGCTCGTGCACCGGCTCCGACACGGTGACCCTGCAGCAGGCGCTCGAGACCTCCTGCAACTCGGCCTTCGGGTCGGTCGGGATCGACCTCGGTGCCCAGGCCCTCGTCGACCAGGCCGCGAAGTTCGGCTTCGGCGACGAGCTGCGGATCCCGATGCGCGTCACCCCGTCGACGGTGCCCGGCACGATGGACAAGGCCCAGTCCGCCCAGGCGGCGATCGGGCAGTACGACGTGCGGGTGACGCCGCTGCAGGTGGCCATGGTCAGCGCCGCGATCGCCAACAAGGGCATCGTCATGAAGCCCTATCTCGTCTCCACCGTGCGCGGCGACGACCTGTCGGTGCTCGACAAGACCAGCCCGGTGCAGCTGTCCAAGGCGATGTCGGCCGAGCAGGCGGGCGTGATCGGCCACATGATGCAGGGCGTCGTCGAGAACGGCACCGGCACCAACGCCCGCATCCCCGGCGTGGCCGTGGGGGGCAAGACCGGCACTGCCCAGCAGGGCAACGGCAAGCCTCCGCACGCGTGGTTCACCGCCGCCGCGCCGCTGGACGCCCCCGACGACAAGCCGCAGGTCGCGGTCGCCGTCGTCGTCGAGGACGGCGGCAGCGCCGGCCGCGAGACCGGTGGCAACAAGGTCGCCGCCCCCATCGCCCGCAAGGTCATCGAGGCGGTGGTCGGCTCATGA
- a CDS encoding class E sortase: MRTARGIIGALGELLITLGVITVLFVGWQLVWTDVAANAAHTELVDELGQDFAQGISEPAKVPHGKAFAIVRIPALGADYRVPLIEGTDRAVLRRGIGHYEGTAMPGQIGNFAIAGHRMTYGGPFRDIERVLPGDRVVVETAQAWYVYKVGPHTLVDPSHIAAIDPMPERPGVKPDRAYITLTACHPKYAAKQRWIVHGVLEKVVPHEQGPPKAYLAVPGGR; the protein is encoded by the coding sequence GTGAGGACTGCACGAGGGATAATCGGCGCTCTGGGTGAGTTGCTCATCACGCTTGGTGTGATCACCGTGCTCTTCGTGGGGTGGCAGCTGGTCTGGACCGACGTCGCTGCCAACGCCGCCCACACCGAGCTGGTGGACGAGCTTGGCCAGGACTTCGCCCAGGGGATCTCCGAGCCGGCGAAGGTGCCGCACGGCAAGGCCTTCGCCATCGTCCGGATCCCCGCGCTCGGCGCGGACTACCGGGTGCCGCTGATCGAGGGCACCGACCGGGCGGTCCTGCGGCGCGGGATCGGGCACTACGAGGGCACCGCGATGCCCGGCCAGATCGGCAACTTCGCCATCGCCGGCCACCGCATGACCTACGGCGGCCCCTTCCGCGACATCGAGAGGGTGCTGCCGGGCGACCGGGTCGTCGTCGAGACCGCCCAGGCGTGGTACGTCTACAAGGTCGGCCCGCACACCCTCGTCGACCCGAGCCACATCGCGGCGATCGACCCGATGCCCGAGCGGCCGGGCGTGAAGCCGGACAGGGCCTACATCACGCTCACCGCCTGCCACCCGAAGTACGCCGCGAAGCAGCGGTGGATCGTCCACGGGGTGCTGGAGAAGGTCGTGCCGCACGAGCAGGGCCCGCCCAAGGCCTACCTCGCCGTCCCTGGAGGCCGCTGA
- the pknB gene encoding Stk1 family PASTA domain-containing Ser/Thr kinase → MNRLVGGRYDIGDEIGRGGMATVHAAYDTRLGRAVAVKMLHAGRLGDRTFQGRFRREAHAAASLSHPNIVAVFDSGEDIVENAVGVTEVVPYIVMELVEGHTLSQLMHDQGPFSPEDAMRIGEQILAGLGYSHERGIVHRDVKPGNVMLTGDGMVKVMDFGIARGGMGPDSTATMTQTQAVIGTAQYLSPEQARGQVVDGRSDLYSAGCLLFELVTGRPPFIGDSPLAIAYQHVGEDPTLPSTHDRTIPRSLDTVIMHALIKDRDRRYQTAEAFAADLRAAREGRPLSEDARTTAAALFDPTDSLDRTETIPGNTSHLAGATAAVPAMTGSDLAPVPGPSPALPGPQGYRTSSQPPVAERGPGRYIAWIVALLLLIGLVGFGAWRVLKPPAKQVVLVTVPDLMGETEKVAQAKLRSVGLVGDFQRKQSNAAKDTVIGQSPVGGSQQDKTNAVAIVISTGPTSVAVPDVRKYSQGSARQRLVDAQLLPGVVTKVDDKVVPAGQIVGTEPAIGTTVPVGSSVGLQVSTGRAPVPNVEGQDYEAAAKVLSDAGFRPARKDRPSSQTVGTVLEQDIKEGTQPPGPRSRSRWPPRSPPPSPPPRSR, encoded by the coding sequence ATGAACCGGCTCGTGGGCGGTCGCTACGACATCGGCGACGAGATCGGTCGTGGCGGTATGGCGACCGTGCACGCGGCCTACGACACCAGGCTCGGACGCGCCGTCGCGGTCAAGATGCTGCACGCCGGACGCCTCGGCGACCGGACCTTCCAGGGCCGCTTCCGCCGCGAGGCGCACGCCGCGGCGAGCCTGTCCCATCCCAACATCGTCGCGGTCTTCGACTCGGGCGAGGACATCGTCGAGAACGCCGTGGGCGTCACCGAGGTCGTGCCGTACATCGTCATGGAGCTGGTGGAGGGTCACACCCTCAGCCAGCTCATGCACGACCAGGGGCCCTTCTCGCCCGAGGACGCCATGCGCATCGGCGAGCAGATCCTCGCGGGCCTCGGCTACTCCCACGAGCGTGGGATCGTCCACCGGGACGTCAAGCCCGGCAACGTGATGCTGACCGGCGACGGCATGGTCAAGGTCATGGACTTCGGCATCGCCCGGGGAGGCATGGGCCCGGACTCGACGGCGACCATGACCCAGACGCAGGCGGTCATCGGGACGGCGCAGTACCTCTCGCCCGAGCAGGCGCGCGGGCAGGTCGTCGACGGCCGTTCGGACCTGTACTCCGCGGGCTGCCTGCTCTTCGAGCTCGTCACCGGGCGTCCGCCGTTCATCGGGGACTCCCCGCTCGCCATCGCCTACCAGCACGTCGGCGAGGACCCCACGCTGCCGTCGACGCACGACCGCACCATCCCCCGCTCCCTGGACACCGTGATCATGCACGCGCTGATCAAGGACCGGGACCGGCGATACCAGACCGCCGAGGCCTTCGCCGCCGACCTGCGCGCCGCCCGGGAGGGTCGCCCGCTCAGCGAGGACGCCCGCACGACCGCGGCGGCGCTCTTCGATCCCACCGACTCCCTCGATCGCACCGAGACGATCCCCGGCAACACCTCGCACCTGGCGGGAGCCACGGCGGCGGTGCCCGCCATGACCGGGTCCGACCTGGCGCCGGTGCCCGGCCCGAGTCCTGCACTGCCGGGACCCCAGGGCTACCGCACCTCCTCCCAGCCGCCCGTGGCCGAACGCGGCCCCGGGCGCTACATCGCCTGGATCGTCGCGCTGCTGCTGCTCATCGGTCTCGTCGGCTTCGGCGCCTGGCGGGTGCTCAAGCCGCCTGCCAAGCAGGTGGTGCTGGTTACCGTGCCCGACCTGATGGGCGAGACGGAGAAGGTGGCCCAGGCCAAGCTCCGCAGCGTCGGCCTGGTGGGGGACTTCCAGCGCAAGCAGAGCAACGCGGCCAAGGACACGGTGATCGGGCAGAGCCCGGTCGGGGGCAGCCAGCAGGACAAGACCAACGCCGTCGCCATCGTCATCTCGACCGGACCGACCTCCGTGGCGGTGCCCGACGTGCGGAAGTACTCCCAGGGCTCGGCCCGGCAGCGCCTCGTCGACGCCCAGCTGCTGCCCGGCGTCGTGACCAAGGTCGACGACAAGGTGGTCCCCGCCGGGCAGATCGTCGGCACCGAGCCGGCCATCGGCACCACGGTGCCCGTCGGCAGCTCGGTCGGGCTCCAGGTGTCCACCGGGCGGGCCCCGGTGCCCAACGTCGAGGGCCAGGACTACGAGGCAGCCGCCAAGGTCCTGAGCGACGCGGGGTTCCGGCCCGCCCGCAAGGACCGGCCCAGCAGCCAGACTGTCGGCACCGTGCTGGAGCAGGACATCAAGGAGGGCACCCAGCCTCCCGGACCAAGATCACGCTCACGGTGGCCACCGCGCAGCCCGCCCCCCAGCCCACCGCCACGGTCACGGTGA
- a CDS encoding DUF881 domain-containing protein yields MDARDRRARTLRVLFGGRPSAWGMLVPVVAMLAGLLFAASAVTAKGTSLRPSDTRGLADVVAARNHAVEAKEERVAALRHEVQTLTARNAPGSSALKQLSDKAARLTGPAGLEAVSGPVVQVSLTDSPRSIDSFGPDIVPDDLVIHQQDVQSVVNALWRGGAEAMMIQDQRVVATSTVRCVGNTLILQKRVYSPPFVIKAMGDPDKLRKALDDDPQLQILRQYVEAVSLGYDVRTTPRATFPAYDGSVTLHHATVGK; encoded by the coding sequence GTGGACGCCCGAGACCGACGCGCACGCACGCTGCGGGTGCTCTTCGGGGGACGACCGAGCGCATGGGGGATGCTCGTGCCCGTGGTCGCCATGCTCGCCGGGCTCCTCTTCGCCGCGAGCGCGGTGACCGCCAAGGGCACCTCGCTGCGGCCCTCGGACACCCGGGGCCTGGCCGACGTCGTCGCCGCCCGCAACCACGCGGTCGAGGCCAAGGAGGAGCGGGTCGCGGCCCTGCGCCACGAGGTCCAGACGCTCACCGCCCGCAACGCCCCGGGCAGCTCCGCCCTCAAGCAGCTCTCCGACAAGGCCGCCCGGCTCACCGGGCCCGCCGGCCTCGAGGCGGTGAGCGGCCCGGTCGTGCAGGTCAGTCTCACCGACTCGCCGCGCTCGATCGACTCCTTCGGGCCGGACATCGTGCCGGACGACCTGGTCATCCACCAGCAGGACGTGCAGTCGGTCGTCAACGCGCTGTGGCGCGGCGGGGCCGAGGCGATGATGATCCAGGACCAGCGGGTGGTCGCCACCAGCACCGTCCGCTGCGTCGGCAACACCCTGATCCTGCAGAAGCGGGTCTACTCCCCGCCGTTCGTCATCAAGGCCATGGGTGACCCCGACAAGCTGCGCAAGGCCCTGGACGACGACCCGCAGCTGCAGATCCTCCGGCAGTACGTCGAGGCGGTCAGCCTGGGCTACGACGTCCGCACGACACCCCGGGCGACCTTTCCGGCATATGACGGCTCCGTGACCCTGCACCATGCCACAGTGGGGAAGTGA